A window of Pseudomonas putida genomic DNA:
GTGGATCGTAGTGTCGCAGTCAGAAAAGCGGAACGGCAGGTTGGGCAGGCGCAACGTACCGTAGCGCGGGTGCTGCTGCTCGATGACCATGTTGCGCGCCTGGATCTGCGGGTCAGCCACGACCTCGTCGATGCGCTGCACCTTGGCGCTGGGAATGTCGATGCCATCGAGCAATTGCAGGATATCGGCCACCCGGCGCGCGCCGACCCAGTCACGCACCACGGCCAGGATCGCCTGGCGATGGGCGTTGCGGCCATTGAGGCTGTGATAGCGGCTGTCGCTGCCGAACCCGGGCGGGCCACCGTTGGCTTCGAGCATCGCGGCAAAGCGCTTCCAGGCGTCGTCCACCTGGGCAGCGATCACCAGATCGCCATCGGCGGCGCGAAACACGCCGTACAAGGTGGAGGTCGGCATGTCATGGCCAGTCTGTTCGGGCAGGACGGTGCCATCGGACAAGGTGTAGCACTGCACCGCATACTCATGCATCGACACCAGCGTGTCGTACAGGGCCATGTCGATGTGCTGGCCACGGCCACTGCTTACCCGGCCCAGCAGCGCCGCATTGATCGCCGCCACGGCATGGATGCCGGTGTACATGTCGCCCAGGGAAATGCGCAGCAACGGCGGCGCTTCGCCAGGCACGCCGACCATCTGCATGATCCCGCTCTTGGCCTCGGCAATCAGCCCGAAGCCGGCACGGTGGGCATCCGGCCCGGTGTGGCCGTAGGCGGAGATCGAACAGTACACCAGGCGCGGGTTGCGCGCCGACAGCTCGGCATAGCCCAGGCCCAGTTTGTCCAGGGCGCCGGGGCGATAGTTTTCGATGAACACATCGGCCGAGTCGGTCAGGCGCTGCATGAACGCTTTGCCGCGCGGGTCTTTCATGTTCACGCTGACCCCTTGTTTGCCCATGTTCAGCTGCAGGAAGTAACCGCTCTGCTGCTCGTCGAGGGTGAAGGCGTGCTGGCGGCCGGCATCGCCGCTGCCCGGCCGTTCGACCTTGATTACCTCGGCGCCCAGTGCTGCCAGGCAGCGGCCCACATAGGGCCCGGCGAGGAAGTGGCTATAGTCGATGACGCGGATACCCGCCAATGGCAATGCCTGGCTCATGCCTGCACTCTCCTGGGCACCATCAGCCGGTGCTCGCCACGCTGCACGACTTCGCCGTGCTGGTTTACCAGTTCCGCCGGCAACACCACGATGCCCCAGCCCGGACGGCTGTTGCTCGGGCGCATCGCCCCCACGCGCATGCGCACATGCAGCACATCGTTGACCTTGATCGGCAGCACGAAGTCCCAGGTCCAGCCCAGCGACATGCCCGGCACAAAGCGGTATTCGCACTGGGTCTTCAGGCCGTCGGCGATCGACAGCCCGAACAGGCCATGGGCAACCAGGCAGCCGAAGTGGCTTGCGTTGGCGTATGCCTCGTCGACATGCACCGGGGTGTGGTCACCGGTGAGGTCGGCGTAGGCCAGGATGCGTTCGCGGGTCACGGTGTAGGTGGGGCTGATGCATTCATCGCCTTCGCGGGCATCGTCCCAGTATTTTTCCACCACGCTCATGCCTTCACCTCCGCACGCGGGTCGATGGCCAATGCCTGGGCGACGCACTTCGCCGGCAATGCCTGAATGAACTCCACCGCCAGGCCGTCCGGCAGGCGCAGCCAGTTGCGGCCCTGGGGCATTTCGCTGACGCCGAAACGTTGAGCCGCCGCCAGGGCAGCTTCAAGGTCCTCGCACATGATGCCCAGGTGGGCCATGCGCCCTTCCGGGCCGGCAAAGTCCGGCTGGTGAATGAACTGCAGGCCACCGAGGGTCCAGTACTGTGCGGGCTGCTCGACGTCGCCCTGTATTTCACGCATGGTCATGCCACACACCTCATCTGAAGAAGCGGATGTGCCACTGGATGTCCCGCACCCAGAACGCAACGTGTTCAAGGTAGGCTTTCGGCTGACTCATGGGTTACTCCCCTTCTGCTGATCGGCCATGGCGCGTTCGATCCCCTTGATGCACGCCACCAGGGTCGCGTTGACCGGCGTAGCCACGCCGTAGCGCTGCCCCCAGCGCACGACCGCGCCATTGATGAAATCGACCTCGGTGACCGAGCCCTTCTCCAGGCTCTGCAGCATCGAGGTACGGAAGCTTGCCGGCAGGCCTTCGGCGGCCAGCCGCCAGGCAGCATCCGGGCGGGTGAGGCCCAGGCGGATGCCTGCTCGTTCAGCGACGGCGATGGCTTCGGCCACCGCCGCCTTGGCGGTGCTTTCCAGCAGCGGCTCGCTGTAGAGCTGGCCATAACTGAGCATGGTGATAGCGCTGAGCGCGCCGGTCGCGACATTGACCAGCAGCTTGTCCCACATGGTGCCCAGGATGTTGTCGCTGACCGTGGTCGCGAGCCCGGCGCCGTTGAATACCTCGGCAATGGCCTGCACACGGGGCGTCAGCTTGCCGTCGAGCTCGCCGATGAACGTATGCTTGCCTGATACACCGGCACGGATCGACCCCGGCGCCAGCAGCACGCCACCGACGTAGGTCTTGCCGGCCAGCACTCGCTCACGGCCCACGGTCTCGGCCAGGATGTCTTCATGGCCAAGGCCGTTCTGCAGAGACAGCACCAGCGTCTGCGGCCCGATCAGCGCCCCGGCACCGGCAATCGCCTCGCCGGTGTGGAACGATTTGACCAGCACCACCACCAGGTCGGCCACGCCCACGGTTGCCGCGTCGCAGGCCGCGTTGACCCGCACCTGCCGCTCGCCGCGCTGGTCCTGCACGCGCAGCCCGTGCAGGTTCATCGCCTCGACATGTGCACGGCCACGGTTCAACAGCCAGGTTTCATGCCCCGCCTCGCTCAAGGCCGCGCCTATGGCGCAACCCAGGGCGCCGGCGCCCAGAATGCAGATTTTCACGTCGCAGACCTCTTGTGGTTTGCAACTACCTTATGCAGCGAGGTTTATTTCGGCTATACAATGGGCTTAATACGCCTATTGAGTTTTACAATAATGAGCACGCTCGACCCCTTGCCCGACCCCAAGTTGCTGCAGCTGTTCGATGTGCTGTACCAGTGCCGCAGCGTGAGCCGTAGCGCCGAACAGCTCGGCCAGAGCCAGCCTACTGTGAGCATCTGGCTGGGGCGCTTGCGTGAAGAGCTGAACGACCCGCTGTTCGTACGCACGCCAGGTGGCATGGCCCCTACCCCGCGCGCCGACCAGTTGATCGGGCCGTGCCGCGAGGTGCTTGAGTCGCTGCGCCGCCTGACTACCTGGGAGCCGCAATTCGTTGCGGCCACGGCGCAACGGCGCTTTCGCCTGTGCGTCAGCGATGCCAGCCACATCACCTTGCTGCCCGCCATCCTCAACCACCTGCGTACCCACGCGCCCGGTATTCGACTGGAGGCGGCGCGCATAGATGGCAATACCGAAAGTGCGCTGGAGTCAGGCGAGGCGGACCTGGCGATCGGCTTTGTGCCTTGGTTGGGCGCCGGGATGTATCAGCAGGTGTTGTTCGAGCAGGACTGGGTCTGCCTGAGCAACCCACAACACCCTCGTCTGGGCCAAGGCATGAGCGTGGCGCGTTACCAGGACGAGGGGCATGTGCAGATCAGTGCCGGGACCGGGCAAAGGTTACTGGAGGCCGGTTTGGCGCGGGCAGGCATCGAACGCAGGATCATGTTGGCGCTACCGGGGTTCCTGGGCTTGGGGATGATTGTCGGGTCGACCGACCTGGTGGCCACGCTGCCACGGCACATCGGCCAGACACTGGCCGACATGCATGGTTTGCAGGTGAACGATTGCCCGTTTGCAGTGGAGGGGTTCACGGTCAAGCAGCATTGGCACGCGCGGTACCAGCAAGACAGCGGCAATCGCTGGATGAGGGAAGTGGTTCGGGCCTTGTTTCAGGCAGGTGCCGGTTAGCACAGAAGGCGAGCCCTTCACTCGCCGCGCTTCCTTCCCTGGAAGCAACGGTGTACGGATCAGGCAGCAGGCTTGAGCACCACCTTCGTCCAGCCATCATCCCGAGCATCGAAATGCTTGTAGGCATCGGGGCCTTCAGCAAGTGTCAAACGATGGGAAATTATCTGGGAAGGCGTGGCGCGCCCATGGTGGATGAGCTGCGCCAGTCGGCGATTGTAGGCCTTCACGTTTGCCTGGCCCGTACGGATGAATTGGCCTTTGAACCAGAACGCGCCGAAATCGAAGGCCATCTTGCCCTGTTTCGCCAGGTCATTCTTCGCACCAGGGTCTTCTGGCACGAACACACCCACGACGCCTATGCCGCCGGTAGCCTTGGTTGAGGCAACCAGGTTGTTCATGGTGAGGTAGTTCGCTTCATGGCCATGCTTGTCGCAACACTGGTAACCCACACATTCGCATCCGCGGTCG
This region includes:
- a CDS encoding CoA transferase; protein product: MSQALPLAGIRVIDYSHFLAGPYVGRCLAALGAEVIKVERPGSGDAGRQHAFTLDEQQSGYFLQLNMGKQGVSVNMKDPRGKAFMQRLTDSADVFIENYRPGALDKLGLGYAELSARNPRLVYCSISAYGHTGPDAHRAGFGLIAEAKSGIMQMVGVPGEAPPLLRISLGDMYTGIHAVAAINAALLGRVSSGRGQHIDMALYDTLVSMHEYAVQCYTLSDGTVLPEQTGHDMPTSTLYGVFRAADGDLVIAAQVDDAWKRFAAMLEANGGPPGFGSDSRYHSLNGRNAHRQAILAVVRDWVGARRVADILQLLDGIDIPSAKVQRIDEVVADPQIQARNMVIEQQHPRYGTLRLPNLPFRFSDCDTTIHQVAPDLGQHNAEVATGLGFSPEEITAMQADGVLFTHGDAR
- a CDS encoding MaoC family dehydratase yields the protein MSVVEKYWDDAREGDECISPTYTVTRERILAYADLTGDHTPVHVDEAYANASHFGCLVAHGLFGLSIADGLKTQCEYRFVPGMSLGWTWDFVLPIKVNDVLHVRMRVGAMRPSNSRPGWGIVVLPAELVNQHGEVVQRGEHRLMVPRRVQA
- a CDS encoding ketopantoate reductase family protein encodes the protein MKICILGAGALGCAIGAALSEAGHETWLLNRGRAHVEAMNLHGLRVQDQRGERQVRVNAACDAATVGVADLVVVLVKSFHTGEAIAGAGALIGPQTLVLSLQNGLGHEDILAETVGRERVLAGKTYVGGVLLAPGSIRAGVSGKHTFIGELDGKLTPRVQAIAEVFNGAGLATTVSDNILGTMWDKLLVNVATGALSAITMLSYGQLYSEPLLESTAKAAVAEAIAVAERAGIRLGLTRPDAAWRLAAEGLPASFRTSMLQSLEKGSVTEVDFINGAVVRWGQRYGVATPVNATLVACIKGIERAMADQQKGSNP
- a CDS encoding LysR family transcriptional regulator, giving the protein MSTLDPLPDPKLLQLFDVLYQCRSVSRSAEQLGQSQPTVSIWLGRLREELNDPLFVRTPGGMAPTPRADQLIGPCREVLESLRRLTTWEPQFVAATAQRRFRLCVSDASHITLLPAILNHLRTHAPGIRLEAARIDGNTESALESGEADLAIGFVPWLGAGMYQQVLFEQDWVCLSNPQHPRLGQGMSVARYQDEGHVQISAGTGQRLLEAGLARAGIERRIMLALPGFLGLGMIVGSTDLVATLPRHIGQTLADMHGLQVNDCPFAVEGFTVKQHWHARYQQDSGNRWMREVVRALFQAGAG